One region of Halomicrobium sp. LC1Hm genomic DNA includes:
- a CDS encoding carbonic anhydrase, which translates to MSEHVRARLLAGNRAHVESRPAGYFDEVQEEQHPAAVSICCADSRVSQEGMFDIDGPGWLFTPSNIGNQAWDVVDGQKVVNGNLLYPIEYTGTRTIAVVGHTGCGAVTAAYHAGTGSSHSHPSGIAKWIDTLGSVVADGLEAVDTDADEATVVNRLVEYNVDRQVAFLQEAEAIPDDVSVYGFVYDLHGAYDGPRGRTYLVNDDGETDPKAVRAALDEGDEEYAQRLTS; encoded by the coding sequence ATGTCCGAACACGTCCGCGCGAGACTACTGGCGGGAAACCGGGCCCACGTCGAGAGCCGGCCGGCGGGCTACTTCGACGAAGTCCAGGAGGAACAACACCCGGCCGCCGTCTCGATCTGCTGTGCCGACTCGCGGGTCTCACAGGAGGGGATGTTCGACATCGACGGCCCCGGCTGGCTCTTTACGCCGAGCAACATCGGCAACCAGGCGTGGGACGTCGTCGACGGCCAGAAGGTCGTCAACGGCAATCTCCTGTATCCGATCGAGTACACCGGCACGAGGACGATCGCGGTCGTCGGCCACACCGGCTGTGGAGCGGTGACGGCGGCCTACCACGCTGGCACGGGATCGAGTCACAGCCACCCCAGCGGGATCGCGAAGTGGATCGACACGCTGGGTTCGGTCGTCGCGGACGGTCTGGAGGCCGTCGACACGGACGCCGACGAGGCGACCGTCGTCAACCGACTCGTCGAGTACAACGTCGACCGACAGGTCGCCTTCCTCCAAGAGGCCGAGGCGATCCCAGACGACGTGTCGGTGTACGGGTTCGTCTACGACCTCCACGGCGCGTACGACGGCCCGCGCGGGCGGACGTACCTCGTCAACGACGACGGCGAGACCGATCCGAAGGCAGTGCGGGCAGCGCTCGACGAGGGAGACGAGGAGTACGCACAGCGGCTCACTTCGTAG
- a CDS encoding ABC transporter permease, protein MNRTATQLLTLVRREVLRFVRRPYNTFLPPIITNTLYFAVFGVILGSRIGEIAGVSYIQFVLPGLVVLGAISDSFENASFTIFHGRWNEYIQAVTTSPMSHRSVVAAYVSASALRGIVTSLLIVGVGLVFTSVSVAHPLYLIAFVLVITTLFGGLGVIGGLWASDFDYLTVMNQFILRPLVFFGAVFYSLEVLPPLWRTVSLFNPMVYMVNGVRYGMIGVTEIEPTTSLLVLTGAAVAVLAVDLALFKRGYGLTE, encoded by the coding sequence GTGAACCGAACCGCCACGCAACTCCTGACGCTCGTGCGTCGGGAGGTGCTGCGCTTCGTCAGGCGGCCGTACAACACCTTCCTGCCGCCGATCATCACGAACACGCTGTACTTCGCCGTCTTCGGGGTCATCCTCGGCAGTCGGATCGGCGAGATCGCGGGCGTCAGCTACATCCAGTTCGTCTTGCCTGGCCTGGTCGTCCTCGGCGCGATCTCGGACAGCTTCGAGAACGCGTCGTTCACGATCTTCCACGGCCGCTGGAACGAGTACATCCAGGCCGTCACGACTTCGCCGATGTCCCATCGCAGCGTCGTCGCCGCCTACGTCTCGGCCAGTGCCCTCCGGGGAATCGTCACCTCGCTGCTGATCGTCGGCGTCGGGCTGGTCTTTACGTCGGTCTCGGTGGCTCACCCGCTGTACCTGATTGCGTTCGTCCTGGTCATCACGACGCTGTTTGGCGGACTCGGCGTGATCGGCGGGCTGTGGGCCAGCGACTTCGACTACCTGACGGTGATGAACCAGTTCATCCTCCGGCCGCTGGTGTTCTTCGGCGCAGTCTTCTACTCGCTGGAGGTGTTGCCGCCGCTGTGGCGGACCGTCTCGCTGTTCAACCCGATGGTGTACATGGTCAACGGCGTCCGGTACGGCATGATCGGCGTCACCGAGATCGAGCCCACGACCTCGCTACTCGTGCTCACCGGGGCCGCCGTTGCCGTCCTCGCCGTCGACCTCGCGCTGTTCAAACGGGGCTACGGGCTCACCGAGTGA
- a CDS encoding cold-shock protein has translation MATGTVDFFNDTGGYGFIETEDADDDVFFHMEDVGGPDLEEGQEIEFDIEQADKGPRATNVTRL, from the coding sequence ATGGCAACCGGTACTGTTGATTTCTTCAACGACACGGGCGGTTACGGCTTTATCGAAACTGAGGACGCTGACGACGACGTGTTCTTCCACATGGAAGACGTGGGCGGCCCGGACCTCGAGGAAGGCCAGGAGATCGAATTCGACATCGAACAGGCCGACAAAGGCCCCCGCGCGACGAACGTCACCCGACTGTAA
- the sepF gene encoding cell division protein SepF, whose protein sequence is MGLMSKILGESGSSRATEDYVELSADDLDDAVEVDRQVRIARIGEKQDVVEIKDAVYDGDIVVADITRHSTQDRTMEHITDELKRVVNEVGGDIVQKDDDQLIITPAGVGISRERLGQ, encoded by the coding sequence ATGGGACTGATGAGCAAGATACTGGGCGAGTCGGGCTCTTCGCGGGCCACCGAGGACTACGTCGAACTGTCTGCCGACGACCTCGACGACGCGGTCGAGGTCGACCGACAGGTCCGAATCGCACGCATCGGCGAGAAACAGGACGTCGTCGAGATCAAAGACGCCGTCTACGACGGTGACATCGTCGTGGCCGACATCACGCGCCACAGCACGCAGGACCGCACGATGGAACACATCACCGACGAACTCAAACGGGTCGTCAACGAGGTCGGGGGCGACATCGTCCAGAAAGACGACGACCAGCTCATCATCACGCCGGCCGGCGTCGGGATCAGCCGCGAACGTCTCGGCCAGTAA
- a CDS encoding ABC transporter ATP-binding protein, with translation MTAPAIRTRELTKRYGDVQALDGLSLTVESGEFFGLLGPNGAGKTTFINTLVGLVDADGGEATVFGHDVEDDYREARDAIGLAPQEYNVDRFFPIHEVLEHKAGYHGVSEAEAEERAEDALKTVGIWDKRDTRFDWLSGGMKRRFMLARALVSDPDLLILDEPTAGVDVQLRHDLWEIINRMNDGGTTILLTTHYIEEAERLCDRVAIVDDGRKVEVATPDELMERGTDTVEIGLESPPATAPSLSVEGARDARMEDETLLVSAAGGSSLAPAIMRELEGAGHTVTSLDVRRASLEEVFVDMTRADHGGDTEVEMEVDA, from the coding sequence ATGACTGCACCCGCAATTCGCACCCGCGAGTTGACGAAACGCTACGGTGACGTGCAGGCGCTGGACGGCCTCTCGCTGACGGTCGAGTCCGGCGAGTTCTTCGGCCTGCTCGGACCGAACGGTGCCGGGAAGACGACGTTCATCAACACGCTCGTCGGACTGGTCGACGCCGACGGCGGCGAGGCGACGGTCTTCGGCCACGACGTCGAGGACGACTACCGCGAGGCACGCGACGCCATCGGGCTCGCGCCCCAGGAGTACAACGTCGACCGCTTCTTCCCCATCCACGAGGTCCTCGAACACAAGGCTGGCTACCACGGCGTCTCCGAGGCCGAGGCCGAGGAACGGGCCGAGGACGCCCTGAAGACCGTCGGCATCTGGGACAAACGCGACACTCGCTTCGACTGGCTCTCCGGCGGGATGAAACGGCGGTTCATGCTCGCCCGCGCGCTGGTGTCGGACCCAGACCTGCTGATCCTCGACGAGCCGACGGCGGGCGTCGACGTACAGCTGCGCCACGACCTCTGGGAGATCATCAACCGCATGAACGACGGCGGCACGACGATCCTGCTGACGACCCACTACATCGAGGAGGCCGAGCGCCTCTGTGACCGGGTGGCGATCGTCGACGACGGCCGGAAGGTCGAGGTCGCGACCCCCGACGAGCTGATGGAACGGGGCACCGACACGGTCGAGATCGGCCTCGAATCGCCGCCCGCGACCGCCCCCTCCCTCTCTGTCGAGGGCGCGCGAGACGCCCGCATGGAAGACGAGACGCTGCTCGTCTCCGCGGCCGGCGGGAGCTCTCTCGCCCCGGCGATCATGCGCGAACTGGAAGGGGCGGGCCACACCGTCACGTCGCTCGACGTGCGCCGGGCCTCCCTCGAAGAGGTGTTCGTCGACATGACGCGAGCGGACCACGGCGGCGACACCGAGGTCGAGATGGAGGTCGACGCGTGA